Proteins found in one Helicobacter kayseriensis genomic segment:
- a CDS encoding DNA ligase, with protein MITIVLKSFFLIFCFSFCWAKEILLLDHFNPRLIEENPQNYLWSEKLDGVRAYWDGQALYSRSGKKLNPPIFFIQNFPPFPIDGELWSKRGEFEKILSITQSKQDSSRWRELKFYIFEVPHQTGGLLERLQVLQDYLSLHSSPFIRIIPQTQVTSLKELQQTLQEITKLGGEGIVVRNKTTPYYTGRKKDSMKLKSYQDRECKIIQYIKGNGKLQEMMGSFLCQDNEKIIKIGSGMDEKFRKDPPPIGTIITYKFFGLTQKGNPRFPTFLRIRTDINLKEKP; from the coding sequence ATGATTACCATCGTGCTTAAATCATTTTTTCTCATCTTTTGCTTCAGTTTTTGCTGGGCAAAAGAAATCCTGCTTCTAGATCATTTTAATCCACGCCTGATTGAAGAAAATCCTCAAAACTATCTTTGGAGTGAAAAACTTGATGGCGTGCGAGCTTATTGGGATGGGCAAGCACTTTATAGTCGCAGTGGCAAAAAACTCAATCCTCCAATCTTTTTTATCCAAAATTTTCCACCCTTCCCTATTGATGGGGAGCTCTGGAGCAAAAGGGGAGAGTTTGAAAAAATCCTCTCAATCACTCAAAGTAAGCAAGACTCATCGCGATGGAGAGAACTTAAGTTTTATATTTTTGAAGTACCCCATCAAACAGGAGGGCTTCTGGAACGACTTCAAGTTTTGCAAGATTATCTTTCATTGCACTCCTCTCCTTTTATTCGCATCATTCCGCAAACCCAAGTTACAAGCCTGAAAGAGCTTCAACAAACACTTCAAGAAATTACAAAACTTGGAGGAGAAGGGATTGTTGTGCGCAATAAAACAACACCTTATTACACAGGACGCAAAAAAGATTCAATGAAGCTCAAATCCTATCAAGATCGAGAATGCAAAATCATTCAATACATCAAAGGAAATGGGAAATTACAAGAAATGATGGGATCTTTTCTATGTCAAGACAATGAAAAAATCATCAAGATTGGTAGCGGAATGGATGAAAAGTTCCGCAAAGATCCTCCTCCAATTGGTACAATCATCACTTACAAATTTTTTGGACTAACTCAAAAAGGCAATCCAAGATTTCCAACCTTCTTGAGGATTCGAACTGACATCAACCTAAAGGAAAAACCATGA